One Lachancea thermotolerans CBS 6340 chromosome B complete sequence genomic window, ACCAGTAGCATCTGGAATCTTGACACTCCTGGGTCCTAAGTCAAGTAGCTCTGCTAAAATTGGTCTGCTCATCTTGCCCGGTATATCTTTCGGCTCGGTTATGAACGGctccttgttgagctctcaacttcaaatcCAAAAAAACCATCCACTCTTCCGTTTTGATTTCATTGCTGTGACAACGTTCAACGCTTTTGTTAAAATGCTGGGGATGGCGTTTGGTGGTATCATGTCTAATATGATTTTCACGACATCAGTTCGTAACGAACTTTCCAAGATTAAGCCACCGTTGCCACATAGCCAGTCTGTTGATGGCCTTATCAGCTGGTGGTACAAGAACTATGCGGGCAGAGACTCGGCTGAGGTTCACGTGTTCATGAATGGAATAAAGGACGTGTTTTGGGCTGCTCTTGGACTAGCTGCCATTGCTGCAGTTGCGTGCTTTTGTTCGtcaaacaagaaagttgatattgaaaaacCTGAAGGAGATGAGGAGAAGAATGGAAAATAGCTAATCCAAAATAGCagaaaagaagttgaggTGGTTGGAAATACGTAATGATTGTATATATTTAAATAATTCAAAGAATAAGGTGCAAATAATTTTTCGAGAGTAACCAGAGCAACTCTACACGCTCCTCACTTGTATTTTTGTTAAATTGAGAGTTGTTCAGATTTTGGTGCATCGACGCTAGTAATGATCAGCTGTCGTTGGTTCCACCGGTTTGTTTTTTACTTGTGGTAAGAACTAATGTTTCAAATGACAGCGAACTGtacaaaaactttaatACAGACACGAGTTTTCAAATAACGATTACATAAGCGAACTAATGAAGAAAAGTGAAGCAATCTTGTAGTTTGTAAACGCTTCGTATAGATTTGGTTAGCCAGGAGATAAAAAATTGCCTGGCTCTATAACCAAGCCCGAGTATAGCGCGAACTATAATCTGGCTACTCAAGACACCTATTTTTTTTAGTGTTAACGTAAGTCACGCCCAGAGATTTCTTCAGTTCACTATCTTTATCATTAAATTGTGTCTGGGAGATGATCTCGCCATGGAAACTAGCAAAGTCTTCCTACGTCGCATCAATTGTGACTAGGAAGGGAGGACTTTGCACACCAcaatgaagttgagcttTGAACATTAGTTTTGATCGTTATACATCTGTCATTGACTTTTCATATATCTATTCAAGTTAATTGCTCGGACTTCTAAGTTTCGAAGAGGAAGGAAGGTTATCACGCGAAGGTGAACAGGGCGTGTAGATCGACCCTCAAGTTCGCGCTTATGCGAAGAGGTGTATTAGTAGACTGATCAGAAGGAAGGCTTGTGCCCAACGAGGCCCCAGCCTACTAGCAGCGTTTTTCGTCTCAGTGAGAGGAAATTGATACGCGCCCGGAAGACCCAGCCCACAGAGGTACCCATCTTCGTATGTTGTACCGTTGAATACCTGTAAGTAGGTGTTTCCATTATTGCAAGTAATTGCAGAAGTTCCGTTCAGCAACCTGTCGTCTCTTGGATCCGAACCAGTGCGAGCCGCAGTACCACAGCACCACCCCTCCATAGCCGATGTGTTGCTAGTTACGGTAAGGTTGTAGACGTATCCACAAGGCACAATAGTTTGAGACTGCTCAGCTGTAGAGTCCATTCGGTGTGTAATATAAAAAGTAATTGGCTTTCAATAATTCCCTGAACCAGCTTTGGGGCACACGAAACTTCCTGCTCCATTATGTACCGCTTTGAAAAGGGTTTTTCCGACATCTCTAATGACAAAATCAGCCGCTCGGCTGAGTTTCTTGGGGCTTCAAGCCTCGCATAGTCCGCGCCACATGAGATATGCGAATACGTCATCTTTATACTCTCGAGGCAGCGGACTTATAAAACATCTATGCTCGCAAAAAAATTCCGAAGcggggaatcgaaccccgATCTCCACGGTGAGAGCGTGATGTGATAGCCATTACACTACATCGGATGCTGTTGGGTTAATGTTAGAAGGAACGTATAATAACCAGCTAACTGGAAAATGTGCCGTAAGTTATTGAACTCGACGCTGGGACGTCAATGTGGATAATACGGCCGAGGTAAAGAAGCGCATTAAGATTCTTCCACTATCGATAGGGCTGTTACAGTTTGTTGGTGAACTCGagaaacttttcaagatcatcTTTGAGCCGACCGTTATTCTCATGTATACTCTATAAACTTTTTTGCAGGGTACATTAAACCGAGGGTTTCCGAAATTTAGTTAGAAGGCGCAGTTGAGCATCTTGAGTGGAGCTACGCGCTCATGCAAAGAGATGCACGAAGAAACTGATCAGAAGAAAAATCTGCGTCCAGCGGGGGGCAAGGCTGGTGGCAGCGTTCTTCTTAGTATTTGAGGATTCCTGATAATCTGAAATATTCATCAAACCAAGTCTGCAAAGGTATCCATCAATCACCGTTGTATTTTCGGTTATTTGTAAATTTGTATTAGTACTGCAGGTGATTGTGGTAAAGCCATGCGATAGGGTTTCATTTCTATCGTCCCATCAACTGCGAGCCGTGAAACCACAACACCACCCCTCCATCACTGATGTGTTGCGAGTTACGGTAAGATTATAGGTATATCCGCATGGGATTGTGAATTGGGACTGCGCAGCTGTCGAGTTCATGACGCGTTCAATGTGTTGTATTTCACCTTCAATACTTCGATTTCTAGACTTCGGGAGTTGCGACCCACCCGCTCCGTTACATACCactctcaaaaatctttcCAGGAGATATCAGTCGACACTATCAGCCGTATTGCTGACTTCAGCAGGGCTTGCAAAGTCCGCTTCTCACGGAGACGTTGAATTCGTAATCAGTTAGTCCCAAAAAGGACAAATTATAATAAACACTGGAATAAGAAATCGGCAAAAAAGTATTCCGAAGcggggaatcgaaccccgATCTCCACGGTGAGAGCGTGATGTGATAGCCATTACACTACATCGGATGGTATTGGCTTACTGAGAGAGGGACGTAGAATAAACATCTAACTTGATAAATTGACCTttgtcataaaacaataatggaacaaggatattctgagacaacgaaggaacaacatcagagataatgaggaacactagagataatgagacttgctctaggtctccggatctataactataagtactactgcatccaaggctcagtatgagattaagtagaagaaaggaagaaggcATCCTCGGATAGAAGAATAGTCGCGACTGTATAGAAGCTACtaaccgccaacttcatcataatccagaagctcataataacaTACGACAACCTTCATGTCGTATCtaatttttggagctcCGGACTATATTTTAAGTTGGCGGTTCGTTGGCTCGATAATTATGGTTATCCATCCCAAGAATCCttgtttctctttcttctaTTTAATCTCATGTTAGGCCTGGAGCCTAGTAGTGCCTATATTTATAGATCTGGATGCTTATAGCgagcctcattatctctggCGAAATTCCTTCGATGTCTCAGAACTTCCTTGTAACATTATTGTTTCGTGACACTACAAGTATTGGACTACACGCATGAAAGCTATTGTCGTCGATATCAGGGCCGAAGTAGAGAAGCACATCATAATTCTTCCATTTTTGGTTGGTCTAACACCATTTGATGACGAACTTGGGCAAAGTTTAAAGATTATCTGTAAGTGAATTTTCATTTTCATGCATATGCTATAAACTTTTTTGCAGAGGATATTAGATCTGGAGTTTCCGAAACTTAGTCGGAGGGTGCAGCTTAGCACCTTAGGCGCGGCCACGAACTCATGCAAAATACTGCAtgaaaaagctgagcaAAATAAAAAATTGCGTCCAGCGGGGCGCCAAGTCGCTAGCAGCATTTGTTTGCGTTAACGAGGATTGCCCAGCATTTGAAGGATTCGCCATACCAGATCCGCAAAAGTACCCATCCATTACTGTTGTATTCGCGGTTATTTGCAGCATTGTGTTATCGCCGCAACTGATCGATGAAAACTCGTGCGACAGGGTCTGCTCTCTGTCGTCCGCACCGCTGCTTGCCGCAATACCACAGCACCATCCCTCCAGAACCGAAGTATTACTGGTTACGGTGAGATTGTAGATTCGTCCACATGGGATTATAATTTGGGATTGCTCAGCCGTCGAGTTCATGACGCGTTCAATGTGTTGTATTTCACCTTCAATACTTCGATTTCAAGATTTCGGGAGTTGCGACCCACCCGCTCCGTTATATACCactctcaaaaatctttcCAGGAGATATCAGTCGACACTATCAGCCGTATTGCTGACTTCAGCAGGGCTTGCAAAGTCCGCTTCTCACGGAGACGTTGAATTCGTAATCAGTTAGTCCCAAAAAGGACAAATTATAAACACTGAAATGAGAAATCGGCAAAAAAGTATTCCGAAGcggggaatcgaaccccgATCTCCACGGTGAGAGCGTGATGTGATAGCCATTACACTACATCGGATTTTGTTATTAGTAGCTCTATGTTCATATGTCATATAAGCTAACAATTTAAGAGCATGCCCTCCATATCATTATCTAGCGGTCGCTCACGGGAACGCCCTTTCAGACCTTCcagagctcaaaaaaatatGAAGCATCTGGAAGGGAAGCCCGTCTACAGTCGAGCCCGGTACAGCAATCGCAGTGAAGAGGTGAATTcgattcaaaaaaaaattagTTGTATATTAGTCCTTAACACCCACGATTTTTGATTAAACTAAATGCAGAGTATATTGGCGTGCCAGCCTTCGAAGCGCGAGTTGAGGTCAAAGAACAAGGGTTCCGCAATGCCTCGCTCACGCGAAAATGTACACGAACAGACtgatgaaaatgaaaagtTGGCTCCAACGGGGCCCCAGGTAGTTGGCTCCGTTTAACTTGGTATTAGAACAGTACGAGAATCCTTTCACTGTTCTATTGCCAGCTCCGCACATGTATGCTTCAGACACCGACATATTTCCAGCAATCTCGAGGTCGGGAGCGCCCGTACAATTGATAGTTGCAACATTGCTTGGTAGAGTTTCACCTCTGTTGTCAACATTAGTGCGAGCCGCGATACCACAGAACCACGCTTCTATAACTGATGTGTTACTAGTATAAGTTAAATTGTAGGCATTTCCACATGAAAGCTTCTCATCACAGTACCACGAGGACGAAttcattttgtttgctGAGAAGGTTTAGGAACTCCTTCGAAACTATCCTATGACCACACTTGGATTCATGGGCCCGTCCGCCATTAATCTCATTTTTAAAAATTTCGGAAAGTCTTTCCGTTCATATCAGCTGTTCGGCTGAGTCCCTTGGGGCTTCAGGGCTCACATAGCTCGCCGCACTGCTTAAGGTAATTAGACACGTCATATTTATTATCTCGAGACTCCGGACAACTTTGTCAACATCGGAGAAATTCGCAAAAAAATATTCCGAAGcggggaatcgaaccccgATCTCCACGGTGAGAGCGTGATGTGATAGCCATTACACTACATCGgatcttgttgaagtaTGGAGCAAGATCCACTATAATATTAGAAGAGGGAAAGCACATGATACCTAATTAATTCTAAAATTGTGATATGCCGGAGTGTCGCCTCTAATCCAAGCGCCCAGATGTGGAACATATGAAGGTCGATTCCCCTTTCGAAAACGCTGGTGCAACAAACTAATAATTCCTAGtggcttttgagaaaaaggcGAGCATATCTTATGAACGTCGTAAATACTGCACTAACATATTCTAGAATACATTGAGATGCTAACTTCCGAAGCGTTAGATATCAAGTAAAACCGGTCCGCGCCACACTCACCCAAAAAGATACGCGAAAAGActgacaaaaacaaagatATGAGTCCAACGTGGCGACAGGTTGCTGGCTCCGTTTTCCTTGGTATTTGAACATTGAGAATATTCTGTATAGTTCGTGCTATCCAGTCCGCAACGGTATCCGTCGATCACTGTTGTGTTTTCAGAGATATACAGATCGAAAGCAGGGTTAGCGTTACAATTAATGCCCCCAATTTCGATCGATAGGAGCTCATCCCTGTCGTCCACGCCGCTCCTTTCTGTAGAGCCACATCGATATCCCTCCATTACCGATGTGTTGCTTGTAATAGTAAGATTGTAGAGGCCACCGCATGGGAGCACCGTTTGGCATTGCTTTGCTGAAGGGCCCATTTTATGCGTGGTCGCGAGTTTCGTAACGCCTTTCTCGGGTTATCGTGTACCAACCTGAGGGCCCACCGACTCACGCATTGTTatatttcttcaaaaatcttcgGCAAATGTTCCAGCACACATCGGCCGCATCGCCGACCTAATAAGGGTTCGAGTGGTTAGCGCCGCATGGAGTAGAGAGTCGTCATTTTAATGCTAATATTGGTATATGGtgaaaaccaaaaaagTTCCGAAGcggggaatcgaaccccgATCTCCACGGTGAGAGCGTGATGTGATAGCCATTACACTACATCGGATTTagttgattttgaagcaggtAGAGGATTATCTGTACGTCAACAATAAGCATGCCAGTCAGAGGTTAGCCAATGTGTTAACGGTAACCCCTTAAGGATACGGTAGGATTGGAGTGTTTACGCGCTCAGAAGCACATTcatttctctttttcttgtttggcAAAGCTGCCGCCGCCTACTTTCAAACGGATCTCCAGCATTGACATTGAAGTGGCTTCCTTTAATGCAAATCACAGAGTCACGCAGGCACTGTATCGCACATGTGCACAAATAAAAAGGATCTACCTGCAATAGCAAATGGTCAGAgcaaaaaatcaaaaattctCCGCGAcggggaatcgaaccccgGTCCCGAGCGCGACAAGCTCGAATTCTAGCCACTAAACTATCGCGGATGTTGTTGGATGATGATGAGGTGTGGAGCTTCACACCGAGACTGGTAAAGCATGTGagccaagctcttcttATCGATAATCATCTACGAGATTATGGTGCAGGAGATGACGATTTGTTCATAGGTACGCGGAGAAGGACGCAGCACAGTAAGGGACGGAAGCAGTGCCTCCCATAACAACAGCGAAAACCCGGGGCTCGCGGCCATGCCGTCTAAGGTGTCAATCACTTTCCCGTCTCCCCTGACATTCATCCATTTTTCTCGACGGTGCTTCAGAGTAGATCCATTCTGGTGATCTCGGAACGGATTTAGGCGCGCGCGGACTCCGCGTCTACAGATCTTCTCCTGTTGCTACTCTTGGCTTTTGCCCACGttgaaatttcaaagcGTGGCTCCCTCTGTCtcaaaggaaaaaaaaCCTAGCCTCATTAGGCGTCATGAAGCTCCAGCCAAATAGCAGAAACAAACAGACAGCCAGTAGTGACGCAGGCTGTGGCCGTACGGCGCAGAAAATTTTAGGCAAAAAGCACACAGTTTCGAGGGTCTTTTTCCTTTTCGCCACATTAGTGTTTTTGGTCGCTGATTTAGTAGCAACAGGAAAGTCTTTTTCCACAGCTCATCATGAACTAAGGTTTTTGGCCGCCTATAAAAGCCAAGATGCAAAAGCATGAGGATTCCCGGGACATTGTATGGATGAGTTGATGGTAAAATTTGCCTGAGTTTAGCCTGATTGATCCCTAATAACAGCTTGAGTGCTCGCGAACAGTTTCATCATGAGCAGCAACCTGAGTACAGCTCCTGAAGAGGGAAAAAAGGTGTATGCGACGAGGTCGAGGGACTCAGGCACGTCGGAAAGCATCGCCGCGCTGCCGGAAGCCATGCAGCAAACTACGAAATACTCCAGCGAGACTCCGCTGTTGATTCTGGAGAACGAGAGCGAGCACGACATCCAGTACAAGACGTGCTCGTGGGTGCACACGTCGGGGCTGATGCTCTCCGAGTATATCGTCCTGGCAATCATGTCGTTTCCCTGGTCGTACTCGGTCCTGGGAATCGTGCCCGGGATTATCCTTACGCTCTTCGTCGCGTCGACGGTGCTCTACACTGGCCTCACAATCATCGACTATTGCGAGAGGTTTCCACACTTGAAAAACGTGTGCGACATCGGACAGCACCTGTTCTGGGGCCAGAAGTGGGCGTGGTACGCAACACTAGTGTGTTTCTTAGCCAATAACACTTTAATTCAGGGCCTGCACGTGCTGGTCGGGGCTAAGTATCTCAACACGGTCACCGACCACTCGCTGTGTACTGTCAAGTTCGGCGTCATTGTGGCGTGCATCTCGTTCGTGGTTTCCGTACCGCGGACTTTCTCTTCGCTTTCAAAGGTCGCCTACTTCTCTGCCGCCACTATGTTCATCGCGGTTGTCCTAGCCATGATCTTCGCAGGCGTTCAAGACCATCCCTACGGCTACGACGGGACCCCGGTGACTTTTCGTGCCTTCCCCGAAAAGGGCACCACCTTTGTGCAGGGCATGGGCGCTTTTCTAAATATAGTGTACACTTTTGTGGGCCAGATCACATACCCACAGTTCATCTCCGAGATGCAGAGGCCCGCCGAGTTCAGAAAAGTCCTGTACATCGTGACCACGTGCGAGATCGTGATTTTCACCCTGGCAGGTGTTATCATCTATGTCTACGTCGGCAACGAGTACATGAGTGCCCCGGCGTTTGGATCGTTGACGAggactttcaaaattatcGCCTTCTCTTTCGCCGTCCCCACAATTATTTTCGCGGGTTCGTTATACTCAAATGTCTCCGGCCGTCTCTTattcttcaccttcttcaagcgctCTAAGCACTTGTACTCGCATACTACGGTGGGCTGGCTCACCTGGATTGGGATTCTGGCTCTAACATGGGTTGGTGCCTTTATCATCGCTGAGGTCGTTCCCTTCTTCTCGGATCTGCTCTCCCTCATGTCTTCTCTCTTCGACTGTTGGTTTGGCTTCGTGTTCTGGGGTATGGCAtacttcaagctcaaggaagCGAAGTACCAGAATCCACGTTATTATTCACAGTTGACCGCTTCAGAGAAGtttcatttcttcattgccATATTTCTGATTGCGGTTGGGCTCTTCATCCTGGGCCCAGGTCTCTACGCGGCCATCGACAGCATTATCCTGAACTATCAGGACGATGCCTACGGAACTGTGTTCAGTTGTGCATCAAACGGCAGCTAATAGCGCTGCGTAACTCCCAGTGGGAAGCAAGCTATTCCCGTTTGGATTATATTATTGCAAATGATAATTTAATTTGACGAAAGCAGGACCCGCTGCCATCCTCCTCACAACACTCTTGTATATTAAGGCCTCGGAGGCTCACACGCTGCTCAGTTTTCGCCCCAAAGAACCCTCGGAGCCGCTCAGCTTACTGGCCATTCTCAAATGTATGTAGTGTGCGTTTTTAATGATCTATTAACCGAGATTTTGTATATTATATTGCCCAACACGACAACCAATGCGAAGGGTTCGAGCCCGGGTCTGCTCAACATGTACTTGCCAGTTTCCAAGCAATAGTTAATTGCGCTGGGCGGCTCGGTCATCTTTATAACGGTTAATCCTCATCTTAGGTTTCGGCCAATCACAGCTGGCAAATCCTCCGTCGACGAAACCcgaaaaaattttgtaaagctttttcttttaaGATTTTGAACGGCTATATAAGGCAGATATTTTGGGCTGCCCGGAACGCGCCCCACACCAAGAGCTCACGCCGCACAGCACCGAAATGTCCGCTCCTATCCCTCAATATTCCATGTCTGATTACGCCAAATTCGCACTGGCTGGTGCGATTGGCTGTGGTGTGACCCACTCCGCTATGGTTCCAATTGATGTCGTCAAGACTAGAATCCAGTTGGAACCAACTGTTTACAACAAGGGTATGGTCTCGTCTTTCAAGCAGATCGTCTCTGCTGAGGGTGCGGGCGCTTTGTTAACTGGTTTCGGTCCTACTCTGCTCGGTTACTCCATGCAGGGTGCTTTCAAGTTCGGTGGTTACGAGgtgttcaagaagctgttcATTGACACCTTGGGCTACGACCAAGCTGTAAACTACAAGAACTCGATCTACATCGGTTCCGCTGCTATCGCTGAGTTCTTCGCTGACATTGCGTTGTGTCCTTTGGAAGCCACAAGAATCAGATTGGTGTCCCAGCCATCTTTCGCTGACGGTCTTTTCGGCGGTTTCTCTAGAATCCTGAGAGAGGAGGGTGCCGCTTCTTTCTACAACGGTTTCACCCCTATCTTGTTCAAGCAAATCCCCTACAACATcgccaagttcttggtTTACGAGCGTGCTGCCGAGGTCTACTTCGGCATGGTCGGTCCAAAGGACACCTTGTCTAACACCACCGCTACTGGTTTGAACTTGCTGTCTGGTTTGACCGCTGGTTTGGCTGCCGCTGTTGTTTCTCAGCCAGCCGACACCTTGCTGTCTAAGGTCaacaaggccaagaaggcccCAGGCCAGTCCACCATCGGTTTGTTAGGCCAGCTGGCCAAGGAGTTGGGTTTCGTCGGCTCTTTCGCTGGTCTACCTACTCGTTTGGTCATGGTTGGTACCTTGACCTCTCTGCAGTTCGGTATCTACGgtactttgaagaagtccTTGGGCTGCGCCCCAGCTATCGAGATCGCAAGCAAATAAGCGCCTCTAAAACGGGCTTAATACGCTTGCCCCTCACGCTTGTGTGATGAACCTGTACAGTCTAGTCGCATAGTATAAAGATGAATATATTCGGTTAATGTCATGAATTTTTAAATATTACATTTGCCGGTGGGCCACGGACCACCTCAAACACGGTACAAACGCTAACTATTCATGTAATTCTCCAGCTCCTGGTCTAGCTGGTCTGCTGTGGGTTGGGCTGGCTTCTCCCTCTTGGGGGCGCGTGGCCCACGCCTGCCGCCACGATGGCCTTTTTTCTGAGAGCGACGACTCTGGCGGCTTCTCGATTCGAAAACCTCAACGGTAACCTTCGCGCCGCTGATCTCTTTCTCGTTGAGCGCACGGTGCACCTCTTCCGTTTTTTCGGGCGCCTCGAACTCAAACACAGCCGTGCGGCCGCTCTCGTGGTCGTAGATGTTAGAGTACACGGGTTCCGCGATTTCCTTCACCATATCCTCGATGGTAAAATCGGACACGTCCAAGGGAATGTTAAGAATCCGTAAGCGCTGCTTAGGGGCCTCTTGAGGCTGTTCATTGCGGTCATCGTCATACCAGCTTTTCGAGCTGGGGTCCAGGTCGCGCCTGGGCGTGTCTCTGATCCCAATTCTAGCGGCAAGCCCATTTCTCAGGTCACGGCGACGGTATTTCTAACGGATCTGTTAATAAAAGCACCTCTGGCCCATTAACTTGCCTAACATACGGTTACTCCACGACtaggcttcttgaaaggaTGTTAGCATTTGTGTTCAACGTAGACTCAATGAATCCAAACGATTAGAATTCTAAAACCCAATTTTATCGTACTTGTTCGCCAAT contains:
- the MIR1 gene encoding Mir1p (highly similar to uniprot|P23641 Saccharomyces cerevisiae YJR077C MIR1 Mitochondrial phosphate carrier imports inorganic phosphate into mitochondria functionally redundant with Pic2p but more abundant than Pic2 under normal conditions), which gives rise to MSAPIPQYSMSDYAKFALAGAIGCGVTHSAMVPIDVVKTRIQLEPTVYNKGMVSSFKQIVSAEGAGALLTGFGPTLLGYSMQGAFKFGGYEVFKKLFIDTLGYDQAVNYKNSIYIGSAAIAEFFADIALCPLEATRIRLVSQPSFADGLFGGFSRILREEGAASFYNGFTPILFKQIPYNIAKFLVYERAAEVYFGMVGPKDTLSNTTATGLNLLSGLTAGLAAAVVSQPADTLLSKVNKAKKAPGQSTIGLLGQLAKELGFVGSFAGLPTRLVMVGTLTSLQFGIYGTLKKSLGCAPAIEIASK
- a CDS encoding KLTH0B00704p (no similarity), which encodes MNSTAEQSQIIIPCGRIYNLTVTSNTSVLEGWCCGIAASSGADDREQTLSHEFSSISCGDNTMLQITANTTVMDGYFCGSGMANPSNAGQSSLTQTNAASDLAPRWTQFFILLSFFMQYFA
- a CDS encoding KLTH0B00770p (no similarity); this encodes MGPSAKQCQTVLPCGGLYNLTITSNTSVMEGYRCGSTERSGVDDRDELLSIEIGGINCNANPAFDLYISENTTVIDGYRCGLDSTNYTEYSQCSNTKENGASNLSPRWTHIFVFVSLFAYLFG
- the YRA2 gene encoding Yra2p (some similarities with uniprot|P36036 Saccharomyces cerevisiae YKL214C YRA2 Member of the REF (RNA and export factor binding proteins) family when overexpressed can substitute for the function of Yra1p in export of poly(A) mRNA from the nucleus); protein product: MVKEIAEPVYSNIYDHESGRTAVFEFEAPEKTEEVHRALNEKEISGAKVTVEVFESRSRQSRRSQKKGHRGGRRGPRAPKREKPAQPTADQLDQELENYMNS
- a CDS encoding KLTH0B00836p (conserved hypothetical protein), with the protein product MSSNLSTAPEEGKKVYATRSRDSGTSESIAALPEAMQQTTKYSSETPLLILENESEHDIQYKTCSWVHTSGLMLSEYIVLAIMSFPWSYSVLGIVPGIILTLFVASTVLYTGLTIIDYCERFPHLKNVCDIGQHLFWGQKWAWYATLVCFLANNTLIQGLHVLVGAKYLNTVTDHSLCTVKFGVIVACISFVVSVPRTFSSLSKVAYFSAATMFIAVVLAMIFAGVQDHPYGYDGTPVTFRAFPEKGTTFVQGMGAFLNIVYTFVGQITYPQFISEMQRPAEFRKVLYIVTTCEIVIFTLAGVIIYVYVGNEYMSAPAFGSLTRTFKIIAFSFAVPTIIFAGSLYSNVSGRLLFFTFFKRSKHLYSHTTVGWLTWIGILALTWVGAFIIAEVVPFFSDLLSLMSSLFDCWFGFVFWGMAYFKLKEAKYQNPRYYSQLTASEKFHFFIAIFLIAVGLFILGPGLYAAIDSIILNYQDDAYGTVFSCASNGS
- a CDS encoding KLTH0B00616p (no similarity), which gives rise to MDSTAEQSQTIVPCGYVYNLTVTSNTSAMEGWCCGTAARTGSDPRDDRLLNGTSAITCNNGNTYLQVFNGTTYEDGYLCGLGLPGAYQFPLTETKNAASRLGPRWAQAFLLISLLIHLFA